The Coffea arabica cultivar ET-39 chromosome 6e, Coffea Arabica ET-39 HiFi, whole genome shotgun sequence genome contains the following window.
TAtgcaatattttgattttcgtaTCATTGAGAATTCTTCTCTTATGGATCAGATTCATGATCTCCAAGTGATTGTGTCTAAGTTACATGATCTGAAAGTGGAGATATCTGAATCCTTGCAAGTTGGAGCAATTATAGCCAAACTTCCAACTAGTTGGAATGACTATAAGAAAAAGTTGCTCCATACTACTGAATCATTCACTACAGATCAGATTTTAAAACATTTGCGTATTGAAGAAGATACCAGAAATCTTCAAAAGAAGCAAATAGAATCTGATGTCAAAGTGAATGCTTTAAGTGAGAAGAATTCACAGAATTTTTCTGGTTCCAAAAGAAAGTCTCCAGATGCAAGTACATCTAAGGACAAGAAGAAGAATAGAATCTGCTATAAGTGCGGCAAGAAGGGACATTACAAGCGTGAGTGCAAAGCAGATagcaacaaaaagcaaaagaaagacaaTGCCAAAAATGCAAATCTGGTTGAACAAGATGTTGCTGAGATTGTTGCAATGATTTCGCATTGGAACATTGGCATGATTTCTGAGTTGCATGTGGCTGCTGCAACCAAATCGTGTGACTGGTGGTATGATTCTGGTGCCACCGTGCATGTTTGTAATGATAAGTCCCAATTCAAGACTTATGAAGAAGTTCCTGATGGTCATAAAGTATTGATGGGAAACCATGATACAGCAAAGGTCATTGGCATAGGAAGTGTAGACTTGCAGTTTACTTCCGGAAAGAAACTTATACTGGCCAATGTACTTCATGTtccagaaattaggaaaaatctTGTGTCGGCTGATGCCTTAAACAAAAAGGGGCTAAAGGCTGTAATAGAGTCTAATAAGCTTATCTTCTCTTTGAATGGTGTATTTGTAGGCAAGGGATACTCTTGTGATGGAATGTTCAAGTTATgtatcaataaaaataatgtttCTGTGTATATTGTTGATGCTTCATATTCTCTTTGGCATGGTAGATTAGCGCATACTAATCATAAAACTTTGCAGTTTATGTCTAAACATGGGCTAATTTCGTTCAAAGATAATGTTGAAAAAAGGTGTGAAACATGCATACAAGCAAAAATGACCAGATTACCTTTTCCTAAAGCAGAAAGAAACAATGAATTGTTGGATCTTGTTCATTCTGACGTTTGTGAATTTAATGGGTTTCTAACAAGAGGAGGAAATAAGTATTTCATCacattcattgatgattattcaagatATGTGTATGTTTACTTGATGAAAACGAAAGATGAGTCATTTCATATGTTTAAGTGTTACAAAAATCTGGTGAAAAATCAACTAGGAAAGAAGGTTAAAATTTTGAGGAGTGATAGAGGTGGGGAATATCTCCCTgctgatttttctcaattttgtgaagaaaatggaattatacaccaaactagtgcaCCTTATACTCCGCAACAAAATGGTTTggcagaaaggaaaaatagaactttAGGAAATATGGTAAATGCCATGATTATAAGTTCTGGACTGCCTAAAAATTTGTGGGGAGAGGCCTTACTGGCTGCTTGTCACATACATAATCGAGTAACTTCGCTTAAATCGAAGGTATCACCATATGAATTATGGAAAGGTAGAAAACCAAACTTGAAGTATTTTCGAGTTTGGGGTTGTATAGCCTTTTATAGAGTCCCTGATcataaaaggacaaaattgggaCCTCGAGCACTTAAAAGTGTGTTTGTAGGCTATGCTGAAAATTCAAAAGCATATCGGTTGCTAGATTTAGATTCTAACGTCATTGTGGAATCTAGAGATGTCGAATTTTTAGAAGATAAATTTCTTTATAATTCGACAATGAGTACAGATCCAAGCCAAGAGCCACCGCCTGtttccaatgctagaccctccaataataataaaaggaatGCAGGGGACATTCCAAGTGAGTTAAGGAGGAGTCAAAGGCAACGGAAAGAAAAACATTTATCCTCTGATTTTATAGATTCACAAGCTATTGTTTTCCTAGTTGAAGGCGATAGACAGTTTCTACTTGACAAGATTCCTATCTTGTTAACTGTAGAAGATGACCCTAAAACTTTTAGTGAAGCTATGAAATCGAGAGATGCATCGTTTTGGAGAGAGGCAATTAATGATGAAATGGATTCATTATTAAGTAATAATACTTGGATCCTAGTTGATTTGCCTCCGGGTTCTAAACCAATTGGCTGTAAGTGGGTATTTCGAAAGAAATATGCTACTGATGCATCTGTACAAACTTTCAAGGCAAGATTAGTAGCAAAAGGATTTAGGCAAAAGGAGGGAATCgattattttgatacttatgCACTAGTGGCTAGAATTACATCTATAAGAGTACTATTAGCATTGGCTTCAATGTTTGATGCCTAATGTATGCTACACATTGTACTAGGCCAGATATTTCATATGCAGTTTGTAGACTCGCTAGATACACTAAGAATCCTGGTAtagagcattggaaagctatagGTAGAGTGCTTCGATATCTTAAAAGGACAAAAGATTTAGAGCTTTCCTATAACAAATTTCCGGTTGTACTTGAAGGTTATTCCGATGCAAGTTGGGTAACCAGTGTATGTGACAAAGTGTCTACTTCTGGATGGATTTTTATGTTGGGTGGAGGAGCTGTTTCTTGGGCATCAAAGAAACAAAcagtcataactcattccaccATGGAGGCTGAGTTTGTAGCCTTAGCAGCTGCATGCAAAGAGGCCGAATGGCTAAGAAACTTACTGTTAGACATCGAGTTGTGGCCAAACCCGATGCCAGCCATTTCTTTGCATTGTGATAGCGAAGCCACTATGTCTAGAGCGTTAAATAGAATATATAACGGCAAATCTAGACATATAAGTCTAAGACATGAATATGTCAGACAATTATTGAATGATGGCATAGTCACAGTAGTGTATGTTAGATCATTCAACAATTTGGCGGATCCATTCACTAAAGCTCTCTCAAGAGATGTAGTGAAAGCAACGTCATTGGGAATGGGGTTAAAACCCATTGTCTAAAACCACTAGTAATGGTAACCCAACCTCTCTTCTAGCACTAACACTAGGTGAAAGGTTTAAAGGGTAATAACAAGTTACTAATAAGTGGTTGTGAGCACTAGAAATTGTATCATACCATTCCAAGGTACTAGTGCAGTTTGATACATAAGAGGCTGAGTATCATACTCTTAATGAAGTTAAATATGGTTTCATAGTGCCTTGGTAATAAAGGCTAGAAATGTACTTCACCTATATGATCATGGGAGTGGTGCCGCTCCCAGCAAAAGTGggggttttcttttgtaaatgATCATGAATCTAGGATGGAGCACacggccagtaaaagtgctaaaATCATTTCGTGAACTATTCTCCGAAAAGGTATAATCTTGTGTGTGCTATTTCTGTTTTAACTTTAAAGTTATGGTTTAAGCAATGTAGCCACCATAACTTGTTAGAACAAGTGAAATATTTACACTAAGAGAAGGGTTTAAGTTCACAAACACCTTTCTCTATGCAAG
Protein-coding sequences here:
- the LOC140009929 gene encoding secreted RxLR effector protein 161-like — its product is MYATHCTRPDISYAVCRLARYTKNPGIEHWKAIGRVLRYLKRTKDLELSYNKFPVVLEGYSDASWVTSVCDKVSTSGWIFMLGGGAVSWASKKQTVITHSTMEAEFVALAAACKEAEWLRNLLLDIELWPNPMPAISLHCDSEATMSRALNRIYNGKSRHISLRHEYVRQLLNDGIVTVVYVRSFNNLADPFTKALSRDVVKATSLGMGLKPIV